TATTGCATGTGTCATTTAAGTCTGTGTTGCTGTTCTATTTTTTGTTAGCATTATTTTCTATTCTAAATTGACAATCATTTTTTACATAGCATTTGCATGGTTTTGAATTtagtacattttttatttagaattgGAAGGTCTATGTAATTTTATGGCGAGGATTCCTGACAAGATTAGGTCTATtgatggatcaaaagaaacgCTTAAGCTTGCTGTTAGGATCATCGATCTTTGGTTCGTTGGGACTCCTAACAAGTCTGAGCAAGCGGAAATGGTTTTTGTTGATTCTGAGGTATATTTTGTGCTCTCTATTTGATTGTTGGATTGTTGTTGATGTCATTTATTGATTATATAGTTTGCATGTTTCAGGGTGATCAAATTCATGCTATTTGTAAATCGGACCACCTCAAGTCTTGGAAAGCTGATTTGAAAGAGAATTGCACTTATGTTATGCATAATTTCAAAGTTGTTAAGAATGATGGTCAATTTAGAGTGTGCGAACATGAgtacaagttattttttattggagtgACGGTTGTTAGAGAAGCTGATTTGCAAGAACTTTCTTTTAAGGAATTTAGATTTGTTGAATTTGCAAATGTTGTTGCTGGCAATTTTGTGTCTGGCCTGTTGGTTGGTGAGTATAGTCACAATTTGTGCTTTCATTTTGATCATAACTTCTTTGGGGTTTTTCCGATGACTTATTTTCGTTTGTGGTGGTTTAAGATATTATTGGGGTCATTGATCAGGTGGTCTTTCAGCATGTTTCATCGAAAAATACCAGGGTTGTTTTTAGAATGAAGGATTTGAGGTTATGGTTAATCACAGTTTTTGCTATCTTCTGTGTATATTTGGTTATTTAGAGTTTATATTGTTGataattgtatttttcattttgcatGGTGCTTATGTCTATCTTATCCTTATGAGGTGATGGATGTAATGTTGTTTCTTTGCTGTAGTGGtgaaattttgtcttgcacaCTTTGGGAGAATTACTGTGCTCAGTTCCTATCCTATTTGAATGAACGTGGGGATGATGGGCCAATGGTTATTATATTGAAGAATGCCAGAATAAAAGATGCATAGGGTaagtatgatattttatttgttgatttgGATACTCAATAGCTGAgttttgttgttgctgttgttggcaTTTACAGGAAGTTATCCAGCTTCAGTGAGCAATTCCTTCAAGGCGTTAAAACTATTGATTAATGATCCTATATTAGAAATTCAGGAATTTAAAGAGAGGTATTTTGTTTATCATCTTTGCTCTATAGTTGTTAAATTTGTGTGACAATCGTCTTGACTGTTTTctgttgttttattatatttattcgaTTGACTTAGGCTTTTAGATTTAGGTGTTGAGGTGAGTGAGTTTTGCTACTTGGCGATCAAGCAAGCTCACAAGTTTCAAGGGGGAGTCAGCTATCATCAAAGGATTCGTTTCTTTCAAAGGTTGAAGCCAAaactattttagaaatcaatgcCATTTCTGAGGTGGACCTGCTatctatgtttattttatattcattgcAGTTGGAAGTCGAATTTGGCTAGATTTGTTAGCATTGATATATTATAGCTAATGTGTCTAACTATGACATTTTATTGTTGGCAATTTGATTGTTATGGTTTTTTAAAAGGACGCTGTTTGTGTTACCGTGGGGACTATTAGCAAAATAGTCATGGATAACCATTCATGGTATTATCCAGCCTGTGCTCAATGTCATAGGAAAACTGACATCCAAACAGGACCATTCACATGTGGATGTGACAAGGATAATGATCAACCTGTTCTAAGGTAATTGGAGTTTTAGTCCATTAACATGTTTTATtcagtgttttgttttttactgACATCTAAATTGGTAGGTATAGAGTTGAGGTCATGGTTACACAAAACAATGAGAGTGGCAAATTTTTGCTCTGGGACCGTGAATGTGCTAAATTGATTGGCCAAACAGCTGATGGTGTGAATAGGGTCAAGATTGAAGTATGTTCATGCTTTATGATATGCTGCTTCtcattttatgtattatattttgttcttcGAGTTGTAACTGGCAGCTGGTGAATATGTGTTGTTTCTGGCAGGATGGTGATCTTGATTTGAATGCTTTCCCTCATGCACTCGACAAATTGTTGGGTCATGTGCTTGCTTTTAAGGTCAGGATTCAATCAAGATTAAAAAATGTAGTTGTACTTAAATACTCAAAAGACCTGGATTTGATCAATGTTGTTCTGGAGATGCTGCCTGATAGTGAGGTGTTCTTTTCTGATATCTATTTTAGTCATTGTTGTCATGATGATATGATTCATGAGTTTGACTATCATCAACTTATATATGGTGCAGGCATGTTCCAAAATAGATGCTTCCAATGTTGATTGCAATGATGCTACGCATGCTGAATGTGTGAGTTAATGTTGCTGTCATGAACATTGATAtcttatatgttttttatttaccaGTTTATGCTTTATGCAACAATTTCTATCTGCCACAGTTGACCATGATCCCGTTGTGAGGTTGCCTTTAACACCCAAAAAGCGGATGTCATCTGATGAAGCCGATGATGACTTAGGGAGCTCTCAAATTTCGCCAGCTCAGCTATcatctaacaaattaacaagacATTCTCATAGGAGCTAATTTAGCTGATTCCAAATTCTTATTGTTGTGTTTTCATGCTGCTATTAAAATATTGACATATTGAACAGACAATTATGTAGTTTTTGTTATCACTGCATTTGCATATTTGAAAATCGGTTTTTTTGGATTCATGCTTTTAGACGTTCTAAATTCATGCTTTTTGATTATGTCCTATCACTTATACCCAATCACGAAAAAGAGTATTGCAGCGCAGATAGTATTGATAAATTAGATGAATTGCTCAATCCTGTTTTTGCATTATTGCCACCTGAATTCCTATATTCATTGCAAACATCAGGTATAcctaatcataaattaaaacttaaggTTGGAACTCCAATCATGCTATTACGAAATCTTGACCAGACTGATGGCCTGTGCAATGGAACTAGACTCATTATCACCAAACTCGGATCTAATGTGATTGAGGCTGAAGTAATTACTGGGCCTAATTCAGGAAATAGGACATACATACCCAGAATAAATATGTCTCCTTCTGAATCTGCATGGTCATTCAAACTTATAAGGAGACAGTTTTCATTCATAGTTTCTTATGCTATGActataaactaatttatttaattctacATTATATTCTCTTTTACTCCTTTTGTTTAGTTTAACATATGACACATATATCATGCATGCTGTTGCATTCCAAAATTCCTATACTGACTTCGGGGAATTCAATCCaacttcaacaaatttatttaatgctGCAAATGTTATCtgaaaatttatattacatGATCAATATCAAATTGTTATTTCatggtaatttatttatataactacAAATCATACAATAATTTACGAAATACACGTACAAATCCATATTAtggttaattaaattgaaatcattttttatttaatgtgattTAACGAAAATGTTTTCAAGGTACCTGGGCCACCCCTGCACATTTTGTATTCGTGCTTAAACTCCTGTACAATTGGTTTTTACACTTCCACTTAGTCTACAAATAAATCCAACTTCAAtcctttaatatttaatatgatgATATGATGAATATGAATGATATGAGATAtcatatgatttaatttaatggaAATGTTTTCGAAGTCCTTGGGGTGCTCGACCAACCATCCACAGTTTGTATTCATGCTTTCAGTCCTATACCATAAACTTTTGAACATCCACTTACTTTACAAATAAATTCAACTTATGTTCACTGTCAAATTATAATTACACCAACCAATCCCTATCGCTAATAAATACACTGCACAACTGCTGCTTAACCCTTACTTTTCCCGATACCTACACGCCTCCTGCACGCTTCATATCGCCGCTTGCTCTGCTATCAGATTGTCTTCTGAACTTCCAAAAACCGCTTTCTCATCCCACATAAAACTTACACCACTAAGGCACTATCGTAATAAATGCACTAAGACAATTACTACAGTTGTATCTCCCTATACTACATCAGATGTAATCATTATCAAGAGACGTCAGCGCTGTATAgggttgtgactcttcacaactCTTTTTTGCATCGTTCCACAACAAAGAGTcaccatttaatttaatttcttaactaaaTCAATCATTATATCAATATAACACCACCGCCACTTACAACACTTCTATAGAGATATATCTACGTATAGTACACatctcttcatcttcttcacaTTCTGGCAAACCAAATTAAACTCCTTATTCATCTTCTTTGCATCCAAGAGTCaccatttaatttgttaattaaatcagtCATTATATCGATATAACACCACCAACACTTACAACACTTCTATACAGATATATATACCTATACTGCACTTCTTATTCATCCTCTTCGCATCCTGCCAAATTAAAGTAGACTCCCTATTCAtcttctttgcattcttatGGCCACTTCCGCATGACGCTCCGCTATTgtaatttatttcttcttcttctcacttTCATCTTTCTTATATCTGtttcctctattcctttggttACTTAACATTTTCACATTATTCGTATAGTTCCCACGCGATACAATAGACAACATAAGATTCACCGCACCTTTCAGAGTTCAAAAGGTAAcatttcacataaaaaaaagttttctacTTAACtgcatttccattttttttcaactgccTCGCCTTACTTTCTTTGCCTGCAGAACCTTCTCCAAGTTCCTTTTACCTATCACAGGCAATGGCTGCGCAACTACCCCAGATACGTTTTATTCCACTACGATGGCGAGATACATTTCATTAGGGTAAGAACGCTTGGTActaaattcttttttgctgaTGGCTTGAATGATTTTAGACAGGCACACAACCTCCACGAAAGCGTGATTCTACATTTGGTCGCCGGTGATAAAAACACGACTTTCACCGTTCATATTGACGGACCTGCACACCACCACTCTAACCTAAAACCCATCATTTATAGAAGGAGATACATCTTTACTGTTGATATCACAGATGATATGCTACAGTAGAACCTACCTTTAGTGTGTTATACTACACTTTTTTCAGTCTATCATACTTTGTGGTTTCCTCATCATTTTATTTAACCATTCTTTCTTTTGATGATACAGACACTTCCTGCAACGGCTTCCAAATTTGTGTATGGCTCCAAAAAAAGTATTACCATCCACCACGGACTTTCAAAATCCACCAAATGGCCACTCACCATCCACCATGATGTCCCTGCCATTACACAACCATGGTTCAACCtgattcatgaaaaaaatttaaaagtcgGAGATGAGGTAGTCTTTTACTACCGTTTTCATGACCATGCATGGGAGCTGCTGATAAGGAAAGCCATCGAATGGAACAACAGCAACACCGACCCCGACTCTgatgattaagtttttttatattcatctttttttaaaaaaagtttaatattttatgtttcctgccaccaccaccagacaATTTGCTCGCTTcaatattacaaatatttacGTTCCATTATATTTTCTCAACGCTTTGTTTgtcgttttatttttatattgattttgcgAACTACGTTCAACCGATAGGTCAATATTGTTGGTATTTAAACGAAAACAGAGATAGGTCAATATTGACTTCTAAATTAGATTAAATAATGAAATCAAATGAACATTTAAGttagattattatattattccaTAATAATATGATGGTTCGAATTTCTGTTTCAAATAAATGGTTGCAATTAGTAAAATTGTTTTGATCAAAAGTGTAGCCGCAGGATTAAACCTTCTATTTGTATGCTGCTGCCATTCGTTGTATCTTTACCTTTTTCGATTTCCTTGGCACTGAAATACTAAAAACATGTGTCAGGTTTGTCTGATTTCGTTCTCATACACACTATTGTTtctatcatgtttttttttacccacGTCTGTGTGCAGTCCGTTTTCGGCTTTATCCAAAAAACCACATAGCTTAATACAGCTGCCACCACCTGTAACACATAActacaaatttgaattttttttgctgaattaaattagattttattttggatcagaattaaatactattatttatagagataacaaaattatttaacatcacaacaaattatttgtatacactgaaacttttttttaaacaaagactaaaacatagttttttatgagtctaaattatcttttataatctaaatattattttcatatgcTCACTaaacatttttacaaaattatttttaaaatttagtccctcttcacaattaaatacatctaaaataatttctttctaGAAAAACacaatatttcttatttatttcccatgtttcttttatataatttaaatcaactctaaaatattttcaagataATCAAGTCTTCATGCAAATTATCTTTATGTTACATTTTAACAGATAGTATTTACATCacttacattaaaaatatacaaacagCACCctgacaaatattatttttttcacttacaGTCTCATGATATAAACGGCATCTTGACAGATAATATTTATAGCACGGACACTCTATTTCATcaacattataattatatatctatttaatattcaaTTATGCTGCTGTGCTTGTAATTTTATTAACCAAGTGACCCGTGCATACGCACGGGTTACAGACTAGTATATGTATATGTTAAAGTATTAACTATACACACTATAATAATTCccttatcaattataatttggTATTAACGGGAATTGAGTCTAGTGAAGAGATTAATTTCTTACAATGTAGAA
The Glycine max cultivar Williams 82 chromosome 16, Glycine_max_v4.0, whole genome shotgun sequence genome window above contains:
- the LOC100815119 gene encoding uncharacterized protein, with the protein product MDNHSWYYPACAQCHRKTDIQTGPFTCGCDKDNDQPVLRYRVEVMVTQNNESGKFLLWDRECAKLIGQTADGVNRVKIEDGDLDLNAFPHALDKLLGHVLAFKVRIQSRLKNVVVLKYSKDLDLINVVLEMLPDSEACSKIDASNVDCNDATHAECLTMIPL